ATCAGGTCCCCGAAACAAAATCTTCTGGTAACACCATCGAATGAACTCCTCATGGGAAAGCCCCCCACCCTGCGATTTCCCAGGGTAGATGTGAGTTCTTGACTCGATAGGGCCCTCTCCTATGGTAAC
The Candidatus Methylacidithermus pantelleriae DNA segment above includes these coding regions:
- a CDS encoding DUF4214 domain-containing protein, whose translation is MSLSANYGQKAGERLGSLLEAVTIGEGPIESRTHIYPGKSQGGGLSHEEFIRWCYQKILFRGPDEGGRRYYLRKREEGWDR